In the genome of Helicovermis profundi, the window ATGAAAATTATCGCTACTAATTTAAATACTGGAAAATTACACGTTTTTTCATCTGGAAATCTTAAAAATGCGGTTACTGCGTCTTCTGCTTTTCCTGGTATGTATAAACCGGTTAAAATAGGAGAGTGTTTTTACGTGGATGGTGGTCTACTTGATAGCATACCAGCAGATGTATGTAGAGATGAAGTAGGAAATGAAGGGATAGTTATTTCTATTTCACTTGATGGACATTTGAGTAGACAAATTGATAAAATTAATATATTTAGTATGATGTATAGGGCAATATATATACCTCTTATAAATAATAGAGAGAAAATTATTAAAGAGAACTCTGATATTGTAATAAAGGTTTTTGAACATCAAGAATTTAATTTTAGAAATTGGAGAGAAATATTTAGATTTTATTCATCATCAAAGATGGAGAATTTTATAAAACTTGGCGAAGAGGCAGCACGTGAACAAATTGATGAAATAAAAGCAGCTTTGTACAATTAAAAAATTCGTTAAATATGCAATTTTCATAGTAAATAAAAAAAGCTAAAACAAATAAAT includes:
- a CDS encoding patatin-like phospholipase family protein, yielding MNEEGIKKVGIAFGGGGAKSFAHIGVINVLRENNIPIDFIATCSAGSMIGALIANGIKSEIILNKFSEIVKRLSWFRPTISKKAILSQRNFGNIISDLCGNINIEDLNLPMKIIATNLNTGKLHVFSSGNLKNAVTASSAFPGMYKPVKIGECFYVDGGLLDSIPADVCRDEVGNEGIVISISLDGHLSRQIDKINIFSMMYRAIYIPLINNREKIIKENSDIVIKVFEHQEFNFRNWREIFRFYSSSKMENFIKLGEEAAREQIDEIKAALYN